The Miscanthus floridulus cultivar M001 chromosome 17, ASM1932011v1, whole genome shotgun sequence genome has a window encoding:
- the LOC136518704 gene encoding S-type anion channel SLAH2-like produces MSTSESVQMAGMGDGTSRTRPLPEPLRLPLPPARTTFVDGGRASGSPVAAAAARTAEATETPRYSVAFSVPASPSGLHLGACASVGSVAPPQPAEHQHQDAVAAPLPQLLNQERYHSQPALTIRTEEPPPLQRVRTVSRSDSTRDRRFDHFKTFSGRLERQLSNLRGVAVDIEPAAADSNSNKMISEEETDDGGGRRDFPTADRYFAALEGHELETLRPTEVSALPEDETWPFLLRFPINAFGMCLGVSSQAMLWKTLQSEPSTAFLHVSPAVNHALWWVSASLMSLVSFIYLLKVVFYFEAVRREFHHPIRVNFFFAPWIACLFLVKGMPHPVTDINHVVWYILMAPILFLDLKIYGQWMSGGDRRLSKVATPTNHLAVVGNFVGALLGAKMGLREVPIFFFAVGVVHYLVLFVTLYQRLPTNAKLPKELHPVFFLFIAAPSVASVGWARLCGEFNYAAKILYFTSLFLYMSLVVRINMFRGVRFSLTWWAYTFPMTSVAIATAVYASAVTNVLTRALAVGLSGVATVTVAGVLVTTVYRAFVRKDLFPNDVSIAVTQRPKAKFGKILAHIRASGDGVKDLVFAVSRHGVSSGSDTNSASESPSPMARGRRRAEP; encoded by the exons ATGTCCACCAGCGAGAGCGTCCAGATGGCGGGGATGGGCGACGGCACCAGCAGGACGCGTCCGTTACCGGAGCCGCTccggctgccgctgccgccggcgcGGACCACCTTCGTCGACGGTGGCCGCGCTTCCGGTTCCcccgtggctgctgctgctgcaaggaCGGCGGAGGCGACGGAGACCCCGCGGTACTCCGTCGCCTTCAGCGTGCCGGCGTCACCGTCGGGGCTGCACCTCGGCGCGTGCGCGTCCGTCGGCAGCGTCGCGCCGCCACAGCCGGCGGAGCACCAGCACCAGGACGCGGTGGCGGCGCCGctgccgcagctgctgaaccAGGAGCGGTACCACTCGCAGCCGGCGCTGACGATCCGGACCGAGGAACCCCCGCCGCTGCAGCGAGTGCGCACCGTGTCGCGCAGCGACAGCACGCGCGACCGGCGCTTCGACCACTTCAAGACCTTCTCCGGCCGCCTGGAGCGCCAGCTGTCCAACCTCCGCGGGGTGGCCGTGGACATCGAGCCCGCCGCCGCCGACTCCAACTCCAACAAGATGATCTCCGAGGAGGAgaccgacgacggcggcggccgccgcgatTTCCCCACGGCGGACCGCTACTTCGCCGCGCTGGaggggcacgagctggagacgCTGAGGCCGACGGAGGTGTCGGCGCTGCCCGAGGACGAGACGTGGCCGTTCCTGCTGCGGTTCCCCATCAACGCGTTCGGGATGTGCCTGGGCGTGAGCAGCCAGGCCATGCTGTGGAAGACGCTGCAGTCGGAGCCGTCGACGGCATTCCTCCACGTGAGCCCCGCCGTGAACCACGCGCTCTGGTGGGTCTCCGCGTCTCTCATGTCCCTCGTCTCCTTCATCTACCTCCTCAAGGTCGTCTTCTACTTTGAGGCGGTGCGGCGTGAGTTCCACCACCCGATCCGCGTCAACTTCTTCTTCGCGCCGTGGATCGCCTGCCTCTTCCTCGTCAAGGGCATGCCGCACCCGGTGACGGACATCAACCACGTCGTCTGGTACATCCTCATGGCGCCCATCCTGTTCCTCGACCTCAAGATCTACGGCCAGTGGATGTCCGGCGGCGACCGCCGGCTGTCCAAGGTGGCCACCCCGACCAACCACCTCGCCGTCGTCGGCAACTTCGTCGGCGCGCTGCTGGGGGCCAAGATGGGGCTCCGTGAGGTGCCCATCTTCTTCTTCGCCGTCGGGGTGGTGCACTACTTGGTGCTGTTCGTGACGCTGTACCAGAGGCTCCCCACCAACGCGAAGCTCCCCAAGGAGCTCCACccggtcttcttcctcttcatcgCTGCGCCCAGCGTCGCGTCCGTCGGCTGGGCAAGGCTCTGCGGCGAATTCAACTACGCCGCCAAGATCCTCTACTTCACCTCCCTCTTCCTCTACATGTCACTG GTGGTGCGTATCAACATGTTCCGGGGCGTCCGCTTCTCGCTGACGTGGTGGGCGTACACGTTCCCGATGACGAGCGTGGCCATCGCGACGGCGGTGTACGCGTCGGCGGTGACCAACGTGCTCACCCGGGCGCTGGCCGTGGGGCTCTCCGGGGTGGCGACCGTCACCGTCGCCGGCGTGCTGGTGACCACCGTGTACCGCGCGTTCGTGCGCAAGGACCTGTTCCCCAACGACGTGTCCATCGCCGTCACGCAGCGGCCCAAGGCCAAGTTCGGCAAGATCCTCGCGCACATCCGCGCCTCCGGCGACGGCGTCAAGGACCTCGTCTTCGCCGTCTCCAGGCACGGCGTCTCCTCCGGATCCGACACCAACAGCGCTAGCGAATCGCCGTCGCCCATGGCGCGTGGCCGCCGCAGAGCAGAGCCGTAG